Proteins from a single region of Butyrivibrio fibrisolvens:
- a CDS encoding methyl-accepting chemotaxis protein has translation MQYFYVSNYRVQDEPCAIKKGKLLMNAEQYKRANKNSYYVTIVILLSGIAMTIFNITQEGMSGGKIAMLISAVLGGLMASAGNFKFQGEKKGSILIMGGATIFYVVLLLAVDELVYFAFGLPILICSIIYLNVKLCKYGIAAIMISFVVTVIKDRVVSGSVDIQHVPAFITLALAFVACLCTVTLLTKFNEENNAVISENAEKTLATGNQMAEIANTITDLFNSSQQNMQDLTDIINAQYNGMKDIASSMESTAQSITTQAQRVQEIQEETNTTEQHRLDMTKASENAQSAVSDGVKVIEELKAKSEDVSRTSQVTVDATQAVIDKVAEVTKIVSSILSISKQTNLLALNASIEAARAGEAGKGFAVVANDVRELAAETNTASTEITNIINELTEDVQKAMASIDDTVNSVSEQNDMIENVGDNFSSINENVTDMLGRFAEIGEGMKSIASSTTEINDSISNLSASSQEVASLSNEGARSSEEAVEKFEDFKGILLNIFMEANKLRDMQTKE, from the coding sequence TTGCAGTATTTCTATGTCAGTAATTACAGAGTTCAGGATGAACCCTGTGCCATAAAGAAAGGAAAACTCCTTATGAACGCTGAACAATACAAGAGAGCCAATAAGAATAGTTATTATGTTACAATTGTCATTCTCTTAAGTGGTATTGCGATGACAATCTTTAATATCACCCAGGAAGGGATGTCGGGGGGTAAGATCGCCATGCTTATCAGCGCTGTTCTGGGTGGTTTGATGGCTTCTGCTGGTAATTTCAAATTCCAGGGAGAAAAAAAGGGTTCGATACTTATAATGGGCGGAGCTACAATTTTCTATGTTGTTCTTCTTTTAGCAGTTGACGAACTTGTTTATTTTGCATTCGGACTTCCTATTCTTATCTGCAGTATTATCTATCTGAATGTAAAGTTGTGTAAATACGGTATTGCTGCGATCATGATATCCTTTGTTGTCACTGTCATAAAGGACAGAGTTGTAAGCGGAAGCGTCGATATTCAGCATGTTCCGGCATTTATAACTTTGGCACTCGCATTTGTAGCATGTCTGTGCACAGTTACACTTCTTACCAAGTTTAATGAAGAAAACAATGCAGTAATAAGCGAAAATGCAGAGAAGACACTTGCTACAGGTAATCAGATGGCAGAAATTGCCAATACTATTACTGATCTGTTTAATTCATCACAGCAGAATATGCAGGATCTTACAGATATAATCAACGCTCAGTACAATGGAATGAAAGATATTGCCAGCAGTATGGAAAGCACAGCTCAGTCCATTACAACTCAGGCTCAAAGAGTTCAGGAGATCCAGGAAGAAACAAATACAACCGAGCAGCATAGACTGGATATGACCAAGGCATCTGAAAACGCTCAGAGTGCCGTATCTGATGGCGTTAAGGTTATTGAAGAACTTAAAGCAAAGTCTGAAGATGTTTCCAGAACAAGTCAGGTTACAGTTGATGCTACTCAGGCAGTTATTGATAAAGTTGCAGAAGTTACCAAGATCGTAAGTTCTATTCTTTCTATATCCAAACAGACCAACCTTCTTGCTCTGAATGCCAGCATTGAAGCTGCAAGAGCAGGTGAAGCCGGTAAAGGCTTTGCTGTTGTTGCAAATGATGTACGTGAGCTGGCTGCAGAGACTAACACAGCATCAACTGAAATAACAAATATTATCAACGAGCTTACAGAAGATGTTCAGAAGGCTATGGCAAGTATCGATGATACTGTTAATTCTGTTTCGGAACAGAATGATATGATCGAAAATGTTGGAGATAATTTCAGCAGTATAAATGAAAATGTAACTGATATGCTTGGAAGATTTGCAGAGATCGGTGAAGGAATGAAGTCCATCGCAAGCTCTACAACAGAGATCAATGACAGTATTTCTAATCTATCAGCATCCAGCCAGGAAGTTGCATCTCTTTCCAATGAGGGTGCAAGATCATCAGAAGAAGCGGTTGAGAAGTTTGAAGACTTTAAGGGAATACTTCTTAATATTTTCATGGAAGCAAATAAGCTTCGTGATATGCAGACCAAGGAATAG
- a CDS encoding glycoside hydrolase family 13 protein, which produces MIKEAVLHMPLSQYAYATSENAITIRLRTAKDDVTYVGTFYGDRVAYEEPIPVTEVSMEKCATDDLFDYYEANINTDLTRVCYYFKIFDGKDIYFYYSRGFTDNMTAHRTEYFQYPFIRREEVVNIPEWAYESVMYHIFPDSFANGNRTIDIKEKTSIETPDGISINRLGGTLRGIIENLDYIKGLGANLIYLNPIFAANSYHKYDTIDYFKIDPCFGTDDDFKELVCKVHENGMHIILDGVFNHCGPDFFAFKDVLKNGEDSKYCHWFYNLKFPIEYKDPPNYECFAYVKEMPKLNTSDPEVRDYICKVGRYWIEEFGIDGWRLDVANEVDHDTWRAFRKAVLSAKSDAFLIAEIWEDADVWLKGDQFHSAMNYTFTYLCRDFFAGNKISAAEFDQQMQKALIRYPRPVSNAQMNFLDSHDVPRFLSLCEGNRKKLSLAIFYLMMAPGIPSVFYGDECFIEGVTESKYRSPMAWDKSDNDFSNDISKWSSVRKRCDALKLGDYKGLYVDESGLYIFKRSYDGKNAYVVINNSDSQIDIKLYDICHLKGDFTNMITGEKIEGILTLEAYSGGVFE; this is translated from the coding sequence ATGATTAAAGAAGCCGTGCTGCATATGCCCCTGTCTCAATATGCATATGCAACTTCAGAAAATGCAATTACTATACGCTTGCGAACAGCCAAAGATGATGTGACATATGTTGGTACATTTTATGGTGACAGAGTTGCCTATGAAGAGCCGATTCCCGTGACAGAAGTTTCAATGGAAAAATGTGCTACGGACGATCTGTTTGATTATTATGAAGCCAATATAAATACAGATCTGACAAGGGTTTGTTACTACTTTAAGATTTTTGATGGTAAGGATATATATTTCTACTATTCAAGAGGCTTTACTGATAATATGACTGCACACAGGACAGAGTATTTTCAGTATCCTTTCATAAGAAGAGAAGAAGTTGTAAATATTCCGGAATGGGCGTATGAGAGCGTAATGTATCATATCTTCCCGGACAGCTTTGCAAATGGGAATAGGACTATTGATATTAAAGAAAAAACAAGTATTGAAACTCCAGATGGAATTAGCATAAACAGGCTAGGAGGCACGCTTCGAGGTATCATAGAAAACCTTGACTATATCAAAGGTCTTGGTGCAAATCTTATATATCTTAATCCGATATTTGCGGCGAACTCATATCACAAGTACGACACCATTGATTATTTTAAGATAGATCCGTGCTTTGGAACAGATGATGACTTCAAAGAACTTGTATGTAAAGTCCATGAAAATGGTATGCACATAATCCTTGACGGCGTTTTTAATCACTGTGGCCCTGACTTTTTTGCTTTTAAGGATGTCCTTAAAAATGGTGAAGATTCAAAGTATTGTCACTGGTTCTATAACCTTAAGTTTCCTATAGAATATAAAGACCCGCCTAATTATGAATGCTTTGCTTATGTTAAGGAGATGCCCAAATTAAATACTTCCGACCCTGAAGTTCGCGATTATATCTGCAAGGTGGGGCGCTATTGGATAGAAGAATTCGGCATTGACGGATGGCGCCTTGATGTTGCTAACGAAGTTGATCATGACACTTGGAGAGCATTTAGAAAGGCTGTTTTATCTGCCAAAAGTGATGCATTCCTTATTGCAGAGATTTGGGAGGATGCAGATGTATGGCTTAAGGGAGATCAGTTCCACAGCGCCATGAACTATACCTTTACTTATCTTTGCAGAGACTTTTTTGCAGGTAATAAGATAAGTGCTGCTGAATTCGATCAGCAGATGCAAAAAGCTCTTATACGATATCCAAGACCTGTATCCAATGCGCAGATGAATTTTCTGGATTCGCACGATGTTCCAAGGTTTTTAAGCCTTTGCGAGGGGAATAGAAAGAAGCTTTCACTGGCTATCTTTTACCTTATGATGGCTCCCGGTATTCCGTCTGTTTTTTATGGTGATGAATGCTTTATTGAAGGCGTAACAGAAAGTAAGTACAGATCTCCTATGGCGTGGGATAAATCTGATAATGACTTTTCTAATGATATTAGTAAGTGGAGCAGTGTTCGAAAAAGGTGCGATGCTTTGAAGTTAGGAGATTATAAAGGTTTATATGTAGATGAGTCTGGTCTTTATATATTTAAAAGATCTTATGATGGTAAGAACGCTTATGTTGTGATCAACAATTCAGATTCTCAAATAGATATAAAACTATATGATATATGCCATTTGAAAGGAGATTTTACAAATATGATCACCGGAGAAAAGATTGAAGGTATATTAACACTGGAAGCCTATTCTGGGGGCGTATTTGAATAA
- a CDS encoding sugar ABC transporter permease, translating to MKKTIRIILRHLFLAFLSFVWLIPIVWLFVTSLSAYKGINTMHFFPSEWSLDNYVQLFTRPDTLANFPAWFKNSFIIGVFTCIISSTFVLMVSYAFSCMRFAGRKQLMSLYIILGMFPGVLSMIATYFVMKMLGLTNSIVGLIIIYSAGSGLGYLICKGFFDTIPLSLRESAKLEGASEYTIFTRIVIPLSKPIIVYTVINAFLAPWVDFVMARLMIRSKDPVNWTVAMGLFNLVQRTLVGDYFSVFCAGGIIVAIPISVLFLIMQRFYVEGITGGAVKG from the coding sequence ATGAAAAAAACTATAAGAATAATTTTACGACACCTCTTTTTGGCTTTTCTTTCATTTGTATGGCTTATACCGATTGTATGGCTTTTTGTAACTTCTCTTAGTGCTTATAAGGGAATAAATACCATGCACTTTTTTCCATCCGAGTGGTCACTTGATAATTATGTGCAGCTCTTCACAAGACCTGATACTTTGGCGAATTTTCCTGCATGGTTTAAAAACTCTTTTATAATAGGTGTTTTTACCTGCATTATTTCATCTACATTTGTACTTATGGTTTCATATGCATTTAGCTGTATGCGCTTTGCAGGCAGAAAGCAGCTTATGAGCCTTTACATAATACTTGGTATGTTCCCCGGAGTACTTTCAATGATAGCAACTTACTTTGTCATGAAAATGCTGGGACTTACTAATAGTATAGTCGGGCTTATTATCATCTACTCAGCAGGCTCAGGACTTGGCTATCTTATCTGCAAAGGCTTTTTTGACACGATTCCTCTGTCGCTAAGAGAATCAGCAAAGCTTGAAGGCGCATCCGAATACACTATTTTCACAAGGATCGTAATCCCGCTTTCTAAACCAATCATAGTCTATACCGTCATCAATGCTTTCCTTGCACCCTGGGTAGACTTTGTCATGGCAAGACTTATGATAAGATCCAAAGATCCTGTTAACTGGACGGTTGCCATGGGACTTTTTAACCTTGTCCAAAGGACCCTTGTAGGAGACTACTTCTCAGTATTTTGTGCAGGCGGAATCATTGTAGCGATACCGATCTCAGTTTTGTTCCTTATCATGCAGAGATTCTATGTAGAAGGAATTACAGGCGGAGCTGTGAAGGGCTAG
- a CDS encoding carbohydrate ABC transporter permease produces MKKERESFFRKFIKDFAKGDIFTKLSILVFGSGYAARGQYIKAVIMQTVQILFYVFTFGFSINYICKLGTLGTVQREEVFDPKTLTKVVNDYDNSLMILLCGVIGILIIFMYILLSISNVKACYELECLKKDGKHINSFKEDISNLFNHKFHITLLTIPSIGILLTNVIPILFMICIAFTNYDGDHQPPTYLFTWVGLENFKTLFTSTTTVTFGYAFVRILAWTLIWAFFATFSTFYFGVLLAKFINDKKTRFKKLWRSLFVVTIAIPQFVTLLLVGKMFSDYGIVNSICNKIGLVSLLQDIGLVSKGLSYIPFLSKPGWANVMVLLINLWVGIPFQMLSATGILMNIPEDQLESAKIDGATEKQIFRKITMPYVLFVTGPSLVTAFVANINNFNVIYLLTNDYVTTNMSYANSNAKEVDLLITWLFTLTNDYSNYKMASVIGICVFVISASLTLLTFTRMIAEGREEQFQ; encoded by the coding sequence ATGAAAAAAGAGCGAGAATCATTCTTTAGAAAATTCATAAAAGATTTTGCCAAAGGGGATATCTTTACAAAACTATCCATATTAGTCTTTGGAAGCGGATATGCTGCAAGAGGCCAGTATATTAAGGCTGTTATCATGCAGACTGTCCAGATTTTATTTTATGTATTTACTTTTGGTTTTTCTATTAATTACATTTGTAAATTAGGGACTCTTGGAACTGTTCAAAGAGAAGAAGTCTTTGATCCCAAGACCCTTACCAAAGTTGTTAATGACTATGACAACTCCCTTATGATCCTTCTTTGCGGCGTCATAGGAATCCTTATCATTTTTATGTATATCCTTCTTTCGATAAGCAATGTCAAAGCCTGCTATGAGCTTGAATGTCTCAAAAAAGATGGAAAGCACATTAATTCTTTTAAAGAAGATATCAGTAATCTTTTTAATCACAAATTTCACATAACTCTTTTGACAATACCAAGTATAGGAATCCTTCTTACAAACGTTATCCCTATACTGTTCATGATATGTATAGCATTCACCAACTATGACGGCGATCATCAGCCTCCGACTTACCTGTTTACATGGGTCGGGCTTGAGAACTTTAAAACTCTTTTTACATCAACAACAACTGTGACTTTTGGATATGCCTTTGTGCGAATCCTTGCATGGACGCTTATCTGGGCCTTTTTTGCAACTTTCTCGACATTCTACTTCGGAGTACTTCTTGCAAAGTTTATCAATGATAAAAAGACAAGATTCAAAAAGCTCTGGAGAAGTCTTTTTGTTGTAACGATAGCAATTCCTCAGTTTGTAACACTTCTTCTTGTTGGTAAGATGTTCAGTGACTATGGAATCGTTAACAGCATCTGCAATAAGATAGGACTTGTATCTTTACTTCAGGATATAGGTCTTGTAAGTAAGGGGCTTAGCTATATTCCGTTTCTTTCAAAACCAGGCTGGGCCAATGTTATGGTTCTTCTTATAAATCTCTGGGTCGGTATTCCTTTTCAGATGCTTAGTGCTACAGGAATACTTATGAATATTCCTGAAGACCAGCTTGAAAGTGCCAAGATTGACGGCGCAACAGAGAAGCAGATATTTAGAAAGATCACCATGCCGTATGTTCTTTTTGTAACAGGACCTTCTCTTGTAACAGCTTTTGTTGCCAACATCAATAACTTTAACGTTATATACCTTCTGACCAATGATTACGTAACCACCAATATGAGCTATGCCAACTCTAATGCCAAGGAGGTTGACCTTCTTATCACATGGCTGTTCACACTGACCAACGATTATTCCAATTATAAGATGGCAAGCGTGATCGGTATCTGCGTATTTGTTATAAGTGCAAGCCTTACACTCCTTACCTTTACAAGGATGATAGCAGAAGGCAGAGAGGAGCAGTTCCAGTAA
- a CDS encoding extracellular solute-binding protein codes for MKKKLISMLLSGMMAVSMMAGCGNPGAENVQTTQDQTAGDESKTGDQEGTGASSDDAIANLIAATTDPVELTLWCSETEGYQTVMAELVEEFKAQYPDVEFNITIGAESEANCKDDVLADVESAGDLFVFPDDQLLDLVNAGALQSVEATYTYDPTTTNSPATVEAASIDGKLYAYPMTASNGYFLFYNKNYLSEEDVKSWDSLLAAAQAQGKTVGMEVSGAWFMYGFFAGAGLEMKLGDDGKNICNWNAEDTKYTGAAVAQAITDICKNPAMKNCVNEDAQAFALNGEMIADVNGTWATNAFVEAYGDGYAACKLPTFTVDGEQVQMGSFAGYKFLGVNAYSKNPGWAMLLAEFLTSEESQTKIALATGEGPSNIVAASSEEIASAPALAALSEQAEFADLQRVGDNFWAPAATLGQSLVEGSYTDVQKLLDDAVAGITQ; via the coding sequence ATGAAAAAGAAACTTATTAGCATGCTGCTTAGTGGAATGATGGCAGTATCAATGATGGCGGGTTGCGGCAATCCTGGAGCGGAAAATGTGCAGACAACTCAGGATCAGACGGCAGGAGATGAATCTAAAACTGGTGATCAGGAAGGTACTGGGGCTTCTTCAGATGATGCAATTGCAAACCTTATCGCAGCAACAACAGATCCTGTTGAACTTACTCTCTGGTGTTCAGAGACAGAGGGATACCAGACTGTAATGGCAGAGCTTGTCGAAGAGTTCAAGGCCCAGTATCCGGATGTTGAGTTCAATATCACAATAGGAGCTGAATCAGAAGCTAACTGTAAGGATGATGTTCTTGCAGATGTTGAGTCAGCAGGCGATCTGTTTGTATTCCCTGATGATCAGCTTCTTGATCTTGTAAATGCAGGTGCTCTTCAGAGCGTTGAAGCTACATATACTTATGATCCTACAACTACTAATTCACCTGCTACAGTAGAAGCAGCTTCAATTGATGGTAAGCTCTATGCTTATCCTATGACAGCATCAAACGGATATTTCCTTTTCTATAACAAAAACTACCTTTCAGAAGAAGATGTTAAGAGCTGGGACAGCCTTCTTGCTGCAGCACAGGCCCAGGGCAAAACAGTTGGTATGGAAGTTTCAGGTGCATGGTTCATGTACGGATTCTTCGCAGGTGCAGGCCTTGAGATGAAGCTTGGTGATGATGGCAAGAACATCTGTAACTGGAATGCAGAAGATACTAAATACACAGGCGCAGCTGTAGCACAGGCTATCACAGATATCTGCAAGAACCCTGCCATGAAGAACTGTGTCAATGAAGATGCTCAGGCATTTGCTCTTAATGGCGAGATGATCGCTGACGTTAACGGAACATGGGCTACTAATGCATTTGTAGAAGCTTATGGTGACGGATATGCTGCATGCAAACTTCCTACATTTACAGTGGATGGTGAGCAAGTTCAGATGGGATCATTTGCAGGTTACAAGTTCCTTGGCGTTAATGCTTATTCCAAGAATCCGGGCTGGGCAATGCTTCTTGCTGAGTTCCTTACAAGCGAAGAAAGCCAGACCAAGATCGCACTTGCGACAGGTGAAGGCCCTTCTAATATCGTAGCAGCTTCTTCTGAAGAGATCGCTTCAGCTCCTGCACTTGCAGCTCTTTCTGAGCAGGCTGAGTTTGCTGATCTTCAGAGAGTTGGCGACAACTTCTGGGCTCCTGCAGCTACACTTGGACAGTCACTTGTTGAGGGAAGCTACACAGATGTTCAGAAACTTTTAGATGATGCTGTAGCTGGCATTACACAGTGA
- a CDS encoding LacI family DNA-binding transcriptional regulator — protein sequence MPITIKDVAEHAGVSVSTVSKVLNDWKTISQSTKDKVNNSIKELNYTPNSRAVSFARGNTRNIIYLTSLSKDEAYTNPHMFDIMCGVFTRLASGGYTMTLMDISDDIHPKETVAGIIARKSADGIVIHGSVINEDIANLIISNSFPHIVIGHPDFNERLCWVDTNHLLAGQYAAEYLSQRDVSPVSFIGGKRTEFISHERERGFRTIMLKYHKKIPPEYVIHTSSTWEEGYAAAKKLLSMKEAPKAIVCENNTLAVGAAKAISEMGLKVPDDIFFLTFDIYPYTTIIDPKPTIININVYDMGLQAADMIIRKIDNPSLMIQSYTTLPEIVES from the coding sequence GTGCCTATTACAATTAAGGATGTCGCAGAACATGCCGGAGTTTCAGTTTCAACAGTATCAAAAGTATTAAATGATTGGAAAACAATTTCCCAAAGCACAAAAGATAAAGTCAATAACTCTATAAAGGAACTGAACTACACCCCAAATTCAAGGGCCGTAAGCTTTGCCCGTGGCAATACCAGAAACATCATATATCTGACATCACTTTCAAAGGATGAAGCCTATACCAATCCTCATATGTTTGACATCATGTGCGGTGTGTTCACAAGGCTTGCTTCAGGCGGCTACACCATGACACTTATGGATATCTCTGATGACATTCATCCAAAGGAAACCGTTGCAGGAATCATTGCAAGAAAAAGCGCTGATGGAATCGTGATACACGGATCAGTTATAAACGAAGACATAGCTAACCTGATAATAAGTAATTCTTTTCCTCATATAGTAATAGGCCATCCTGACTTTAACGAAAGGCTATGCTGGGTAGATACCAACCATCTTCTGGCCGGTCAGTACGCTGCAGAATACTTATCACAACGGGACGTATCCCCGGTTTCTTTTATCGGAGGGAAAAGAACTGAATTCATATCCCACGAAAGAGAGCGCGGGTTCAGGACCATAATGCTCAAGTATCATAAGAAGATCCCGCCGGAATATGTGATCCATACATCATCCACCTGGGAAGAAGGGTACGCGGCAGCAAAGAAGCTCTTATCAATGAAAGAAGCCCCAAAAGCCATCGTATGTGAAAACAATACACTGGCAGTCGGGGCTGCAAAAGCTATAAGTGAAATGGGGCTCAAAGTTCCTGATGATATATTTTTCCTTACTTTTGATATATATCCCTATACAACAATAATCGACCCGAAGCCCACGATCATCAACATAAATGTCTATGACATGGGGCTTCAGGCCGCCGATATGATCATTAGAAAAATCGATAATCCTTCACTAATGATACAAAGTTATACTACACTTCCTGAAATTGTCGAATCATGA
- the nagA gene encoding N-acetylglucosamine-6-phosphate deacetylase encodes MKIVNGLVYGENYKFSQKDVCIKGEFFADTSDDGAEIDAGGNYVIPGLVDVHVHGCHNSDFCDATYESISDFLSYEAAAGVTSICLTTMTVPEDKLLNVARATAEYFKKIEEDESAIKAHTKEASFLGINMEGPFISPEKKGSQELSDIKLPDVSFVRKMQEISGNKICMVDIAPERDGAMDFIKELSSEIVISIAHTNADYDTACKAMELGANHVTHLFNAMSPYHHREPGVLGAAFDNKDVMIEIITDGVHHHPTVDRASFAMLGEERMVIISDSMRATGMPDGEYELGGHKVFVNGKKATLSDGTIAASVSNLYDCMVNCIKVIKVPVETAVRAATINAARSVRMDKMYGSISTGKYADVLIIDKETFEIKTIILRGNIL; translated from the coding sequence TGGCGCAGAGATAGATGCAGGCGGAAATTATGTTATCCCGGGTCTTGTCGATGTTCACGTACACGGCTGCCATAACAGCGATTTTTGCGATGCGACATATGAATCCATAAGTGACTTCTTAAGCTACGAAGCGGCAGCAGGTGTCACTTCCATATGCCTTACAACAATGACTGTGCCTGAAGATAAGCTTTTAAATGTAGCCAGAGCCACAGCTGAGTATTTTAAGAAGATAGAAGAAGATGAAAGTGCTATAAAAGCCCATACAAAAGAAGCTTCTTTCCTTGGGATCAACATGGAAGGCCCCTTTATATCACCTGAGAAAAAAGGCTCGCAGGAGCTTTCAGATATAAAGCTTCCTGATGTGTCTTTTGTAAGGAAGATGCAGGAGATTTCCGGGAATAAAATATGCATGGTAGATATAGCTCCTGAACGGGACGGCGCTATGGATTTTATCAAAGAACTAAGTAGCGAAATAGTCATATCTATAGCCCATACAAATGCAGATTATGATACTGCGTGTAAAGCTATGGAACTTGGTGCAAACCACGTAACGCATCTTTTTAATGCAATGAGTCCCTATCACCACAGAGAGCCGGGAGTGCTTGGAGCTGCTTTTGATAATAAAGATGTCATGATAGAGATTATAACAGATGGCGTTCACCATCATCCTACTGTAGACAGAGCTTCTTTTGCCATGCTTGGAGAAGAACGGATGGTAATCATAAGTGACAGCATGCGTGCAACAGGTATGCCGGACGGAGAGTATGAACTTGGCGGCCATAAGGTATTTGTTAATGGAAAAAAAGCTACCCTTTCTGATGGGACAATAGCTGCCAGCGTATCAAATCTGTATGACTGCATGGTCAACTGCATAAAAGTTATAAAGGTTCCTGTTGAAACGGCAGTAAGGGCAGCAACGATAAATGCTGCCAGATCCGTGAGAATGGATAAGATGTATGGAAGTATCAGCACCGGTAAATACGCAGATGTCCTTATCATTGATAAGGAAACATTTGAGATTAAGACGATAATACTTAGAGGAAATATTCTTTAA